ttgattaaaaacaatgacattgttctgtgaaaaaTGATTTACTATTGTGTttaattgtttgtttcactgtgatTGTATGTGCTTGATTCTTTGTGCTGCCTCTTGCCCTGGTCGTTattgtaaatgagaaactgttgTCAACTGATTTACCTggtgaaataaaggttaaataaaaatgaataaaaaaagtcaaaccgACAGGAGTTTAGTTATCAGTTTCAAATAAACTGATATGTTAACAATATATATGTGTTcgtaataaatgaaaaaaataacaaaaaaaatgtttgtgaaGAAATACTTAACTGtaatcctttttaaataaagttttcattccCTGAAATGACCTTCTGTCGTCATCCGGGTCTCTACATACATCCCAACGCGCAGGCGCACTCTTCCACTGTGGTTCGTCCTCTGCAGTCGGTGAGTGTGTAATGGCAGCTTGAGTTTCTCTGCAAATccctcttcatcctctcttgTAGCGTCGCGCTGCAGTGTGCAAGTGAGAACATGGTGTAGAATGGGTTTGAATGTGCATATGAGTGTCTTCATTTTCTGCCTGGAGGATTTTTACACCCGTTTGACCTTAATTCTCCTCCTTCTTCCTCAGACAGTCCCGGGCTTCTTCCAGAAATCTACCCCAAAGTAGAAAATGTACGCCTGCGCAAAGTTCGTTTCCACGCCGGCTCTGGTGAGTTTCTGCTCATTTCTGCGTTTCCAGGTTGCAAGTCCGAGTCCTGAGCGGTTAAAATGACAACTTTGGTGGGAAGGGCCTGCGATTGAACTTGACAAGGGTGAGCAGGCCTGCAGCTTGGCCTCCTGCAGCTAATGCTACAGCACCAAACCCTGCTTAAATGTGCAGATTTACACGGATTTGTGCGGAATAAACGCATGCAAACTGAAGTGGAAGCTCCAGTGTCATTGATTCAGCCATTAGCGGACATTAGCTAAGGTCATTGATACCCTCTGCCTGCTCATAATCCAGGACAAAAAGCTTCCCTCATGTCCTTCAGGTTTATACTCTAATGTTCTCCTTTTACCTTTTGGACCTGGGTAACTTAGAAATGTCCATTCTGTCCTGTTAGCTGCCAAGGTCACATTGCCTTTTGTAGATGGGTGTTTTTCCAGGCTAACTAGCACAGACTGACATTAAGATACATGTTAACCAGCTTTCTTTTAATATTTGAGTACAAGCAATGTATTTGAAGAGCAATAAAGCCTATAATGAATGTATTTGGTGAAGTAAACTCAACTGACAACCATCACAGGTATTCAACTCTGACATGGTTGTGTTGGGAGGAGGAAAATTGGGAAAAGCTCAAAATGATATTAAATGAAATGCTCAAAATGATATTAAATGAAATGCTGATattttgtgtttgttctctTGCTGCAGGTCCGTGCTGGTTCCCGGGCTCTTTACAGACCCCTGTCTGCCTCTGTCCTGTCCAGGCCTGAAGCCAATACAGAGGTGAGAAGAAATGCAAGCTTGGCACACAAACTTCAGGGTTATATATTTGTAGTATAATGAAACTTTGCACAACATGGTGtgtatcatttatttttttcagtagttTTTGAAATTTATTGTCAACTAAAGCTTTGACCTGATGACCTAATGAGAAGTCACCACTAGCGGCACAATATCTTAACAAGCAGGAAAAATGATTCATCTCCTAAGTGTATTTTTGTTATTAAAATCTGAAATCTTTTATAATTTATTCCCCTTACCGAAAGAAATCAGATTTTTGTTTAATACTGGGATATATTCATCTAACTTAAAAGTTGAAGCCTTTGCTTCAAGCTTGGTTCCCTTGTTCCCAACTATTTCATGTGTCAGCTCTTAGGTGTATTGGATTTAGCTATTTTAATCAAAGGTGAATGCTTACAGTGTGTATTTTGTTTCTCCAGAGCACTCTTGCTGTGATGCCCCAAAGCCCCCTCAGCCAGGTCACACTGAGAGGCTTCCAGACCAGTGCTGTCAGCAGGGACATCGACACTGCTGCTAAGTTCATTGGTGCTGGCGCTGCCACAGTCGGAGTCGCTGGATCTGGTGCTGGAATCGGAACAGTGTTTGGTAGTCTCATCATTGGCTATGCCAGGTTTGTTTAAAATCTTTCTTAAATATATTTGCAAAACTATATTgatgttgcttttcttttttgtttaatcgCGTGCCTCTTGTTTGCAGGAACCCATCCTTGAAGCAGCAGCTGTTCTCATATGCCATCCTGGGATTTGCCCTGTCTGAAGCTATGGGACTGTTCTGTTTGATGGTCGCTTTCCTTATCCTGTTTGCTATGTAAAACTGCCCTCACACTTTCATTACAGATGTGACTACATGTTTATTGTGGCTACCAAAATTGTTCGGTGTTGGTGTCATGGAAATGTACATTTTTCAAGTCTTTCAGACACTGTCAAAATAAGCAAAACATGTATTGTACAAATATAAGAATTTATGTGATTAAAATACATGTATTTGACTATTTAACCATGGCGGAAACTTATCTCTGGACAAAATGCTAACAGAAAGCAGTGGGCTTTCGTGAATGTCATCTTTTCAGTAAAACAGGTGCTCAGACTTGCCATGAATCAGCCTTGTTTTCTCTGAGCTTTTTGGGGTCCACCTTTTTATGTTAATTCAGCTGCAGTTTAGTTCTGTGATTTAGGCAGCAAGTGAGAACTTGCTTTTGTAAATTGCACTGAATAAAACTAGATTACATCGAGTTAAATAATGGGTTTCTATATTTTCTTGCACCCCTGCAAGTTTAAAAAGACGTAAGTAGTGATAATTAGACATTTTTGTATGATACCTACTATCCTCGGCTCAACTTTTTAACGCTCAAAAGTGGAGATGGCTTCAGCAGCAATGGTTAATATCTCCTGTTAGGACTTAAGTCCTGGTTTTGAATACATTTAGGTGCCGATTGAACtactgatttttcttttaagcAAAAGTCTTCAGCTTTGCATTGGTTCCAGATGAAAATGTAGTTAAAGATTAACAAGATGTACATTGATAAAGTCCacgtgataaaaaaaaaaaatctatattgtGTTACTAATAAATCCAATATGTTAATGAGAAATAACGGTAAGAACGCTTTAAGATCTATATTCAAGATCTTTGCTAGATTGGTCACAAAGTCCCTTCATAGTGTGCTGAAATAAAGCTACcagtttagcttttttttttttaaaagcaataATTTAAGAAGTTAGTTATATAAGCTCAAGCTGAAACCATAACACGTATACACGTGTCGATCATTTCCCCAAAAAGTCGGGTAAGGGTTTTATTTATAATCAGATTTGACTTCTGCCCGAGAACACGTGACGTCCCCGGAAGACGAGCGAGGAGTCGCTCTCGCGATACTTGAGTGCGGGATTTTGTACATCAAGGGTTGTGGCTGAGAGAGAGGTAAGTGAGCACCTAAACTGATGGCGAAATGTGTGCGAAGATGTGTTAAAAGGCAGCATTTGTAGGACTGAGGTACTCCAGATCCAAGCAATAAATATACCTAGAAATATACGTTCATCCTCATTCCGTTTGCGATGATATTTAGGTCCTAATATGGCGACGGATGTATGTTAACGCAGGGCTCGGGCTATTGCATGGAGGAGACTGGAACAGGTGATGTTGGCGTGTAGAACTGCGGTGGTTTTAATGTCTTTAGTTTTATTCACGCACCAAAAACTGGCAGCGGGAAAAGTCAACAAAAGCCACCTTGTGATGTTTGTTTCAGTGTTTGGATCAAAGATATCTGGACGTTTTCTGTGACGGTAGTAAGGTGTAAACAAGCTGAGCAGCCGCCCCACGTCCACAGGCTTTTGTCCAAATCTGTCACCTCAGGGTTTCACCTTTACTGTGCTCTTCAAAAACCTGCACTTCATTATCAGCTCTAAGCGATTCCGATAATATGTTTGGTTAAAGCTATAAAAGGTTTACATTCAGAGGGACCAGCAGGAAAATTCACAACAcacatacgtgtgtgtgtgtgtgtgtgtgtgtgtgtgtgtgtgtgtgtgtgtgtgtgtgtgtgtgtgtgtgtgtgtgtgtgtgtgtgtgtgtgtgtatacaggactgtctcagaaaattagaatattgtgatacatttctttattttctgtaatgcaaaaacaaaaatgtcatacattctggattcattacaaatcaactgaaatattgcaagccttttttattttaatattgctgattatggcttacagtttaagattaagattcccagaatattcaaattttttgagacagtcctgtgtatatgTAACAGAGTCAATTTTCCAtttgtgtatatgtatttattttatagtttataaTCACCAAAATCTGTTAATTTAGTATACCTGACATGTCAAACCTCCAGAAACATGTGGAACCTTTGTGTTTTAGTTGGTTTTCCCCCCTACGGACATTTATGTGACCCCCCCCACCTGTATAAATGATTTCTCCCGCCTTTACCTCTCCCTTTTGTTACTGATGTCAATGGGAGAGGTGAGTGATGTGAAGTCTAATAGACCACAGTTTGGGTTTCCCTTGTAGCATGTTAATTTTCTTTGTTATTATCTGTGTAGGGGCTCAACTCGATGCATGTTTTGACTggaggttttgttgttttatttccttGTCAGGAAATAAATGGAGATCGCCTCCAAAAGAGTCCTGCTGGTCTGAGTCCCGTCTGTTATGAAACACAACGCAGACCACTATAGATCCCACCGGTtacatatatacaggactgtctcagaaaattagaatatagtgattttctgtaatgcaattacaaaaacaaaaatgtaatacattctggattcattacaaatcaactgaaatattgcaagccttttattattttaatattgctgatcatggtttacagcttaagaaaactcaaatatcctatctaaaaaaaatagaatattctgggaatattaatcttaaactgtaagccataatcagcaatattagaataaaaaaggcttgcaatatttcagttgatttgtaatgaatccagaatgtatgacatttttgtttttgtaattgcattacagaaaatcactatattctaattttctgagacagtcctgtatgtatgtgtatgtatatatatatatatatatatatatatatatatatccacccACGTTTGtagtttatgtatttatttgtttttttgttttacttaagGGCGAAGAAACAGGAATTTCTTAATATGAGTGATGATAAACCTTTCCAATGTACTGCTCCAGGATGTGGACAGGTAAGTTGTCACTGTTTGAAAATGTCATGAGgagaaacaaaaaatatttaaactgcTCATGTAATATTTGTAAGTTCAGCGGTGTTACACATGTTATCATAGATTAGTGTACATCATGTGCTAGACATATTTAGATTTGATATACCGGTATTCATAATACACTCTTTTCAGGTGTTTATTAGTGCTAAACTGTTATTATCAGCCTGAAAGCTAATTTCACATCcagaacattattattattattttgtattttatttttaattcatatcTCCAAACTCTCTCCCAAAACACAGTAGTTTCTTATTGAAATGGAGAGAGTAGGTGTGTGCAGATGTTTTCACTGGTATACTGTTTGTATGCTCACTGGCTAGTAAGGTATTTACTTTGTTGctgcaataaaaacaaaaatagtatTGCTAAAAGTCATAGTCTCACAAAATTATGAATTTAGGTTTAtttgaaataatgaaaaaaaaaattctgatctGATTCCAACGAAAAATATACCTTCTGATATAGAAGAAATAAGATATACCTCCTGATAACCGAAAGGGATTTGGATATGGGAAGGGGGTTGCTCTTGTTGTTATTTGTTCTATTTTCAGTAAACTGCACAGAGGTCTCTAAATTCTCCTTTTAGCTTGAGGCGGTTTCAAAGTCAAGTTTCCTATCAGACCACAATTACACTCTCAAAGTATATGACCTTCTTTAACAGGAATTGTTTGTTGT
This DNA window, taken from Cololabis saira isolate AMF1-May2022 chromosome 6, fColSai1.1, whole genome shotgun sequence, encodes the following:
- the atp5mc3a gene encoding ATP synthase membrane subunit c locus 3a, whose product is MYACAKFVSTPALVRAGSRALYRPLSASVLSRPEANTESTLAVMPQSPLSQVTLRGFQTSAVSRDIDTAAKFIGAGAATVGVAGSGAGIGTVFGSLIIGYARNPSLKQQLFSYAILGFALSEAMGLFCLMVAFLILFAM